CTTGAGAAATATCTTGGATCGGCGAATTCGCAGGCACTAAGTAAGTTGCCTCGAGCTCAGCATACGCAGGTGTAAAAGTAACCTTTTGAGCGCGCGCTGGATCGGAGCCCACCAAAACAATGCCGCACTTGCCGGTAGCCGCAGCATCTACCACCTCGTCTTGGGTTTCAAAACCCCTTAGGTCTAATTTCACATCCAGACGCTTTGCTATCGCGCGACAGATATCCGGCGCAATACCCGCAGGCTCGCCCGAAGACGTGCGACCAGTCACCAACAAGAAATTGCCGAGATAGACAGCAGCAGAAAGTACACCGTGAGGGGCAAGCTGCGCCCTCACTTCAGAAGCAATTAAATTCAAAATAATCCTTGGGATTGAAAATTAGAGGCTGCTCAGAATTGAACTGTTTCACCTTCAGTCATGGGGATAATTTTGATATTGCTGCCCTTCATAGCCGCCTGAAACTCGGCTAAGGTACCTTTAGTCATGGGGTTAGAGTTGTAATGCATTGGGATCACCATCTTTGGCTTCACCCAGGTGCGTAATGCATATGCAGCGTCATCAGGGGCCATTGTGAAATTTCCTCCAATCGGAACCATCACTAGATCGGGCTTGTAGTGTTCGCTAATGAATTTCATATCACTAAATAAGCCGGTATCCCCCATATGCCAAATCTTAAAGCCGTTCTCAAGCTCAATAATGAAGCCCATAGGCTCGCCAGCAGGGTGAGATTCTAATTTTTCTGTGGCCGGATTTTTCCAAACCAATAAAGAAGAGTGCTCTGCTTGAACTGCGGTTACCTTGATTCCAGGCGCAGGTGTTACGCGACCTGTTTTATTAAAGCGATGACCCAAGTCTGCTGGCAGAATTCCCAAAGTAGTTAGTGGTGTCACCATATCGGCTGGACCATACAACTTGATGTTATTCATCTTAGCCACAGCTGGCGCATCGCCAAGATGGTCAACGTGTGCATGCGTCACTAGCAACACATCAATCGGACCAATCGCTGCCAAATCATTCTTGTAAATCGGCGGTGTCTTAGGTCCGCCAGTAATCCAGGGATCAATCAGAATCATTTTTCCCTGAGGGGATTTAATCCGGAACCCTGCCTGCCCAAGCCATAGCGCCTCAGTCTTGCCCTGAGCGCCTACAGCTGGAGAATTCTGCGCATTGCTGAGTGAGGCTGTTGAAACTAATATTGCCGAAAGCAATACACCCAAACCGCTTTTAGTTGAAAAGCATTTCATTCATTCATCTCCTGATGATTGTAGTAATCAGGAAACTATAGACCAAATTGAATATTTAGACTTATGACGCAATGCGTCAATTTTCAAGGCATTATTTCCAGAAAAGGGAAACCTTTTGTGGTGAGTCGGATTTAATAGAAAGCGCCCTCTTTTGAGCCACTCCTTGATAGGCTGCCTCAATCACATAGTCACCAGACTCAAGATTAATCAACATATAAGGTCCATCTGCTTGTGCGTCAAAAATGAGTTGTTTTTTTGAGCTCATGATTTTGATACTTGCCCCGAAAATCCAGACTCCCCTGCCATTTTCTATTTGAGACATTTCTAATAGCAATGGCCATTGCTTTGCATCAGCTAAAATCGCAATCGTCTCACTCTCACCTACGCCACCAGTGATGTAAGAAATTCCCTGTGAATGCTGTGTCTCAGGAATTTGCGCCAAGGACAAGGAACTCAATATGATGAGTGGAGTGGCAATCAGTATTTTGAGAAGTGTTTTCATACTTCCATATTACGTCTGATTGACGCATAAAAAAAGCCCCGCATTCACGGGGCTTATGTACGCTAAGACACTTAAGCTTATGGCGTCATCACGATGGCGCCTGAAACTTTTCGTCCCTCAGCAGCACGATGCGCGTCAGCGGCTTGCTCTAAGGAAAACCTAGCACCGATTTGTACTTTGACTTGCCCTTTGGCGATTGCATCAAATACTGCTTTAGCGTTTTCCTTTAATAAAGCTGGAGTAGCGTTGTGCGGAAATACAGAAGGTCTTGTTAAAAACAGGCAACCCTTCTTATTTAAGATCTCTGGTTGAATTTCTGGGGCTGGACCGGAAGCAGCACCAAATAAAGCAACTGTTCCAAAGGGGGCAGCGCAATCTAAGGAGCCTAAGAAAGTAGTTTTAGCAACAGAGTCATAAACCACATTGGCTTTTTTTCCACCAGTGGCTTTAAGCACTTCTTCAACCCAATTTGATTGGGAGTAATCCACAACAGCATCGCAACCCGCTTCCTTAGCGGCTGCAAACTTTGCTGGTGAACCCACAGTACCAACAACAAATGCACCCAATGCTTTTGCCCAACCAGCTAAAATTTGACCAACGCCGCCTGCCGCTGCGTGCACCAGCACTACATCACCCGCTTTTACTTTATAGGTTTTCTGCACAAGATATTGCGCAGTCATTGCTTTAAAGAAAACAGCTGCGGCAACTTCATCAGAAATATTGTTTGGTAGAACAACTAATTTGTCGGCCGCTACATTACGTGCGCTTGCATAAGCACCGATCCCAGCATTCATATAAACGACGCGATCACCCACTTTTAAATCAGTGACGCCTTCGCCCAAAGCCTCAACTACGCCTGTTGCCTCATGTCCAAGACCGGTAGGCATTTCCAATGGATAAACACCTGAACGCTGATATACGTCAATGAAATTAAATCCAATAGCAGTCTGACGGAGCTGCACTTCACCTTTTGCAGGTGGCGGCAATTCTTTATCAATCACCTTGATTACGTCTGCACTACCTAATTCAGTAAGACTAACGACTCGAGCTTTTGTCACAGGTCACCTAATTATTATTTATAGAGAAAAAACATCATACAGTAAGGGCGCCAACAGAATCCTCTTCAATCACCGCCCAAGTGCTGTCACCCAACTTCTTTACCGCCATTGAATAGGTCCAGCCATCTGGAATTCCGCAACTCCATTCTTTTGGACCATTTTGAATCAATACATTAGTGTTATTTCTACCGTCATAGTACAGATGGTAAATTTTTCCATGAATAGGATTAAAGCCAAATTTAGCGCTATGCACCATCTCCGTAGCATCTAGCCTTGCTTGCAATGCTCTAGCCTGTTTCATCAAGACCTCAGCCTGCTCCATAATGCGATCGTACTCAAGCTTGGCGTTTTGGCGAGCTACGTTAACAGCCTTATCTTTTTCCTCAGTTACTTTGATAGGTGCAAATACCGGGGCACCCACCTCCATTGGATATTCAATCCCTGCATGTCGCGCTGGATCGGTATCTTCGATTCTCATGAAATGCCCTGTATGTACTAATTTAATAAATAGATGTGATTACTTAATCAAGCCACATGCAATACGTGGACCAGAATTTCCTGCAGGCTGAGATTTGTAGTCATCCGGATCTCTATGCACAACCACTGAGCGACCAACAATTCCATTTGGGCCTATATTTACAGCAAATCCATGTAACTTAGCCGTGTAAGTTGCGTTGCCATTGGCATCGGACTTAATGTTGGGTAAATCTCCCGCATGATTCATGCCGCTATTGGGCATGCCGTGGGATTTTGTTTCAGGATTGAAGTGACCACCTGCGCTGGTTGCATCCGGAGCAGAGCAATCGCCTTTTTCATGAACATGAAAACCTTGTTCTGAGTTTGGCTTTAATCCAGAAAACTTACCATTGATTAGGACATCGTTTCCTTGCCAGGTAAACATAACCTCGCCCTTAGCCCGAGAGCCTGATCTTGAATCTAAATTTGCGCTGGCTTTTTGCCCAGTACCTTGCTCCATCGTTTGGCATGCCACTAGTGACAAAACTCCTACGACAGATACAGCAAATGAAGCGTGCTTTAGTTTCTTAATCATCTTGGTCTCCTTGGATGAGGCGCCCAAAGGCAACCTCCAGGAAAGTGTGACACAAATCGTGCGCTTTTGCTTAGCGCTTGTAGAAGCTCAAAGTGACCTCACCCAAATCAATCCCAAACTTACTCATCTTGGCCTTATTAAGCATTACCTTGGGGGCAATTAAGTACATCCAATCATTAAATTGCACGTTATAAATAGTGCCATCTACCGGCAAAGCAAGGGTGTAGGTCCAGTTAAGCGCATTTCCCGCGAGCTGGCCTTGCGCTTCCCCCACCACATCATCGGCCCTACCAATGTAGTTGCCTGGAGATTGTTCAGTTAGCGTCCAGATGCGCGTTTGCTTTGTGCCATCAGAGTATTCAAAACGTTCGTCTAAGGTGCCGACTTTTTTACCTTCGACTACCGTCCAATTTGCTTTGATCAGCACAGTAAACCGCTTTTTAACTTCACCACTACGATCAGTAAAGATGCCATAGGCATCAATCGTTCCAGAAAAGTATTCACTTAGATCCAAAGCTGGTTTCTCGGACGCAT
This region of Polynucleobacter sp. JS-JIR-II-50 genomic DNA includes:
- a CDS encoding superoxide dismutase family protein, with amino-acid sequence MIKKLKHASFAVSVVGVLSLVACQTMEQGTGQKASANLDSRSGSRAKGEVMFTWQGNDVLINGKFSGLKPNSEQGFHVHEKGDCSAPDATSAGGHFNPETKSHGMPNSGMNHAGDLPNIKSDANGNATYTAKLHGFAVNIGPNGIVGRSVVVHRDPDDYKSQPAGNSGPRIACGLIK
- a CDS encoding quinone oxidoreductase, translating into MTKARVVSLTELGSADVIKVIDKELPPPAKGEVQLRQTAIGFNFIDVYQRSGVYPLEMPTGLGHEATGVVEALGEGVTDLKVGDRVVYMNAGIGAYASARNVAADKLVVLPNNISDEVAAAVFFKAMTAQYLVQKTYKVKAGDVVLVHAAAGGVGQILAGWAKALGAFVVGTVGSPAKFAAAKEAGCDAVVDYSQSNWVEEVLKATGGKKANVVYDSVAKTTFLGSLDCAAPFGTVALFGAASGPAPEIQPEILNKKGCLFLTRPSVFPHNATPALLKENAKAVFDAIAKGQVKVQIGARFSLEQAADAHRAAEGRKVSGAIVMTP
- a CDS encoding DUF3833 domain-containing protein; translation: MKSFFTRLALTIFCGALLISCSAPQVSQYASEKPALDLSEYFSGTIDAYGIFTDRSGEVKKRFTVLIKANWTVVEGKKVGTLDERFEYSDGTKQTRIWTLTEQSPGNYIGRADDVVGEAQGQLAGNALNWTYTLALPVDGTIYNVQFNDWMYLIAPKVMLNKAKMSKFGIDLGEVTLSFYKR
- a CDS encoding carboxypeptidase regulatory-like domain-containing protein, with the translated sequence MKTLLKILIATPLIILSSLSLAQIPETQHSQGISYITGGVGESETIAILADAKQWPLLLEMSQIENGRGVWIFGASIKIMSSKKQLIFDAQADGPYMLINLESGDYVIEAAYQGVAQKRALSIKSDSPQKVSLFWK
- a CDS encoding DUF2452 domain-containing protein, translated to MRIEDTDPARHAGIEYPMEVGAPVFAPIKVTEEKDKAVNVARQNAKLEYDRIMEQAEVLMKQARALQARLDATEMVHSAKFGFNPIHGKIYHLYYDGRNNTNVLIQNGPKEWSCGIPDGWTYSMAVKKLGDSTWAVIEEDSVGALTV
- a CDS encoding metal-dependent hydrolase, whose protein sequence is MKCFSTKSGLGVLLSAILVSTASLSNAQNSPAVGAQGKTEALWLGQAGFRIKSPQGKMILIDPWITGGPKTPPIYKNDLAAIGPIDVLLVTHAHVDHLGDAPAVAKMNNIKLYGPADMVTPLTTLGILPADLGHRFNKTGRVTPAPGIKVTAVQAEHSSLLVWKNPATEKLESHPAGEPMGFIIELENGFKIWHMGDTGLFSDMKFISEHYKPDLVMVPIGGNFTMAPDDAAYALRTWVKPKMVIPMHYNSNPMTKGTLAEFQAAMKGSNIKIIPMTEGETVQF